In the Streptomyces fradiae ATCC 10745 = DSM 40063 genome, one interval contains:
- a CDS encoding MBL fold metallo-hydrolase, with amino-acid sequence MLIAGFPAGAWGTNCYVVAPAAGEECVIIDPGHQAAQGVEETLRKHRLKPVAVVLTHGHIDHVASVVPVCGAHDVPAWIHPSDRYMMSDPEKAVGRSIGMPLMGELTVGEPDDVRELTDGARLELAGLELTVAHAPGHTKGSVTFGMPEAADVPPVFFSGDLLFAGSIGRTDLPGGDMDEMLASLARVCLPLDDSTVVLSGHGPQTTIGRERATNPYLRQVAGGLGSQAAPRRGM; translated from the coding sequence GTGCTTATTGCCGGGTTCCCCGCCGGGGCCTGGGGGACCAACTGCTACGTGGTCGCCCCCGCCGCGGGCGAGGAGTGCGTGATCATCGACCCGGGCCACCAGGCGGCCCAGGGCGTCGAGGAGACGCTGAGGAAGCACCGGCTCAAGCCCGTGGCCGTCGTGCTCACCCACGGTCACATCGACCACGTCGCGTCCGTCGTCCCGGTCTGCGGGGCCCACGACGTGCCCGCGTGGATCCACCCGTCGGACCGGTACATGATGAGCGACCCGGAGAAGGCCGTCGGCCGCTCCATCGGCATGCCGCTCATGGGGGAGCTGACCGTCGGGGAGCCCGACGACGTCCGCGAGCTGACCGACGGCGCGCGGCTGGAGCTCGCGGGGCTGGAGCTGACCGTCGCGCACGCGCCCGGCCATACCAAGGGGTCGGTGACCTTCGGCATGCCCGAGGCCGCGGACGTCCCGCCGGTCTTCTTCTCGGGCGACCTGCTGTTCGCCGGCTCCATCGGACGCACGGACCTGCCGGGCGGCGACATGGACGAGATGCTCGCGTCGCTGGCCCGCGTGTGCCTGCCGCTCGACGACTCGACCGTGGTGCTGTCCGGCCACGGCCCCCAGACGACCATCGGCCGCGAGCGCGCCACCAACCCGTACCTGCGGCAGGTGGCCGGCGGCCTCGGGAGCCAGGCGGCTCCCCGACGAGGAATGTGA
- a CDS encoding peptidylprolyl isomerase, translated as MVSSDQRRRQLAREKFERQQRKREESRRKAKRRNAVVAAALAVVLAAGGAVYASVQLTGPEEDRVDTSDPAAAASPGASDAPSPSPSPEPSMAVDAKKAYTMALSTDAGELAIAMDAAKTPRTVNSFKHLADRKYFDGTKCHRLTTQGIFVLQCGDPQGDGTGGPGYTIPDENLGSLGKAGASGKVVYRAGTVAMANTGSPDSGGSQFFLVYRDSELPPQYTPFGTLDAAGLKAVREVAKAGVADGTGDGAPKKAVTVEKATVSER; from the coding sequence GTGGTCAGCAGCGATCAGCGGCGGCGGCAGCTCGCCCGGGAGAAGTTCGAGCGCCAGCAGCGCAAGCGGGAGGAGTCGCGCAGGAAGGCCAAGCGGCGCAACGCCGTCGTGGCCGCGGCGCTCGCCGTGGTCCTCGCGGCCGGCGGCGCGGTGTACGCCTCCGTGCAGCTGACCGGGCCGGAGGAGGACCGCGTGGACACCTCCGACCCGGCCGCGGCGGCCTCCCCCGGCGCGTCGGACGCCCCCTCGCCGTCGCCGTCGCCCGAGCCGTCGATGGCGGTGGACGCGAAGAAGGCGTACACGATGGCGCTGTCGACGGACGCGGGCGAGCTGGCGATCGCCATGGACGCCGCGAAGACGCCCCGCACGGTCAACTCCTTCAAGCACCTGGCGGACCGGAAGTACTTCGACGGCACGAAGTGCCACCGGCTGACCACGCAGGGCATCTTCGTCCTGCAGTGCGGCGACCCGCAGGGCGACGGCACGGGCGGCCCCGGCTACACCATCCCGGACGAGAACCTGGGCTCGCTCGGCAAGGCCGGGGCGAGCGGCAAGGTCGTGTACCGGGCGGGCACGGTGGCGATGGCGAACACCGGCTCGCCCGACAGCGGCGGCAGCCAGTTCTTCCTCGTGTACCGGGACAGCGAACTGCCTCCGCAGTACACGCCGTTCGGGACGCTCGACGCGGCGGGGCTGAAGGCGGTCCGGGAGGTGGCGAAGGCCGGCGTCGCGGACGGCACCGGCGACGGCGCCCCGAAGAAGGCCGTCACCGTCGAAAAGGCCACGGTCAGCGAGAGGTGA
- a CDS encoding DUF349 domain-containing protein, translated as MSSDPWGRVDETGTVYVRTADGEKVVGSWQAGSPEEALAYFERKYEGLVVEIGLLERRVRTTDLSAKDAMTAIDHLRQQVDEHHAVGDLEALSKRLDKLVETVESRREERKAQKARQADEARRAKEALVAEAEELAQSEQWRSAGERLRALVDTWKGLPRLDRKSDDELWHRFSHARSAFSKRRKAHFAALDAQREEARRTKERLAAEAEALANSTDWGATAARYRELMAEWKAAGRAQREHEDELWNRFRGAQDVFFAARGSVFAERDAEQAENLKLKEELAGEAEKLVPVKDLKAARAAFRAINERWEAVGHVPRDARPKVEGRMHAVERAIQEAEEAEWRRTNPEARARAEGLTGQLQDAVDKLRRQIDAARAAGNDAKAEKLARELEGRQALLDQALKGLQEFGG; from the coding sequence GTGAGCAGCGACCCGTGGGGCCGCGTCGACGAGACGGGCACCGTGTACGTGCGTACTGCCGATGGCGAGAAGGTCGTCGGATCGTGGCAGGCCGGCTCTCCCGAGGAGGCACTGGCCTACTTCGAGCGCAAGTACGAGGGCCTGGTTGTCGAGATCGGCCTCCTCGAGCGGCGGGTGCGGACGACCGACCTGTCCGCGAAGGACGCGATGACCGCGATCGACCACCTGCGCCAGCAGGTCGACGAGCACCACGCGGTCGGTGATCTGGAAGCGCTGTCGAAGCGGCTGGACAAGCTGGTCGAGACGGTGGAGTCGCGCCGCGAGGAGCGCAAGGCCCAGAAGGCCAGGCAGGCCGACGAGGCGCGGCGCGCCAAGGAGGCGCTGGTCGCGGAGGCCGAGGAGCTGGCGCAGAGCGAGCAGTGGCGGTCGGCCGGGGAGCGGCTGCGGGCCCTGGTGGACACCTGGAAGGGCCTGCCGCGGCTCGACCGGAAGTCCGACGACGAGCTGTGGCACCGCTTCTCGCACGCCCGGTCGGCGTTCTCGAAGCGGCGCAAGGCGCACTTCGCGGCGCTCGACGCGCAGCGCGAGGAGGCCCGCAGGACGAAGGAGCGGCTGGCCGCCGAGGCCGAGGCGCTGGCGAACTCCACGGACTGGGGGGCGACGGCCGCGCGGTACCGGGAGCTGATGGCCGAGTGGAAGGCCGCGGGCCGGGCGCAGCGCGAGCACGAGGACGAGCTGTGGAACCGTTTCCGCGGGGCCCAGGACGTGTTCTTCGCCGCGCGTGGCTCGGTCTTCGCGGAGCGTGACGCGGAGCAGGCGGAGAACCTCAAGCTCAAGGAGGAGCTCGCCGGCGAGGCCGAGAAGCTGGTGCCGGTGAAGGACCTGAAGGCGGCGCGTGCCGCGTTCCGGGCCATCAACGAGCGCTGGGAGGCCGTCGGGCACGTGCCGCGGGACGCCCGGCCGAAGGTCGAGGGCCGGATGCACGCCGTGGAGCGGGCCATCCAGGAGGCCGAGGAGGCCGAGTGGCGCCGTACGAACCCGGAGGCGCGGGCGCGCGCCGAGGGGCTGACGGGGCAGCTCCAGGACGCCGTGGACAAGCTGCGCCGGCAGATCGACGCGGCGCGCGCCGCGGGCAACGACGCCAAGGCGGAGAAGCTCGCGCGTGAGCTGGAGGGCCGGCAGGCGCTGCTGGACCAGGCGCTGAAGGGCCTGCAGGAGTTCGGCGGCTGA
- a CDS encoding RelA/SpoT family protein, translated as MPDEAQPLSAATPDQRADQAAAPSVTPKTRQDAPSTTPDAKPVPAVPPRAAHPAPVTAPKPAPPVPARGGGSSNRVRARLARLGVQRSSPYNPVLEPLLRIVRSNDPKIETATLRQIEFAYQVAERWHRGQKRKSGDPYITHPLAVTTILAELGMDPATLMAGLLHDTVEDTDYGLEDLRRDFGDQVALLVDGVTKLDKVKFGEAAQAETVRKMVVAMAKDPRVLVIKLADRLHNMRTMRYLKREKQEKKARETLEIYAPLAHRLGMNTIKWELEDLAFAILYPKMYDEIVRLVAERAPKRDEYLAIVTDEVQADLRAARIKATVTGRPKHYYSVYQKMIVRGRDFAEIYDLVGIRVLVDTVRDCYAALGTVHARWNPVPGRFKDYIAMPKFNMYQSLHTTVIGPNGKPVELQIRTFDMHRRAEYGIAAHWKYKQDAVAGASKVRTDVPKKAGKDDHVNDMAWLRQLLDWQKETEDPGEFLESLRFDLSRNEVFVFTPKGDVIALPAGATPVDFAYAVHTEVGHRTIGARVNGRLVPLESTLDNGDLVEVFTSKAAGAGPSRDWLGFVKSPRARNKIRAWFSKERRDEAIEQGKDAIARAMRKQNLPIQRILTGDSLVTLAHEMRYSDISSLYAAIGEGHVTAQSIVQKLVQALGGEEAATEDIAETAPPARGRAKRRAKADPGVVVKGVEDVWVKLARCCTPVPGDPIIGFVTRGSGVSVHRADCVNVDSLSQQPERMLDVEWAPTQSSVFLVAIQVEALDRSRLLSDVTRVLSDQHVNILSAAVQTSRDRVATSRFTFEMGDPKHLGHVLKAVRGVEGVYDVYRVTSARRP; from the coding sequence TTGCCAGACGAGGCCCAGCCACTCTCCGCCGCGACCCCCGACCAGCGGGCCGACCAGGCCGCGGCTCCCTCCGTCACGCCGAAGACCAGGCAGGACGCGCCGAGCACGACCCCGGACGCCAAGCCGGTCCCCGCCGTGCCGCCCCGCGCCGCCCACCCCGCCCCGGTCACGGCGCCCAAGCCGGCGCCCCCCGTGCCCGCCCGCGGCGGCGGCTCCTCCAACCGCGTGCGCGCCCGCCTCGCCCGCCTCGGCGTGCAGCGCTCCTCCCCGTACAACCCGGTCCTCGAACCGCTGCTGCGCATAGTGCGGAGCAACGATCCGAAGATCGAAACGGCTACTCTCCGCCAGATCGAGTTCGCCTACCAGGTCGCCGAGCGGTGGCACCGGGGGCAGAAGCGCAAGAGCGGCGACCCGTACATCACCCACCCCCTCGCCGTCACCACGATCCTCGCCGAGCTGGGCATGGACCCCGCCACGCTGATGGCGGGCCTCCTCCACGACACGGTCGAGGACACCGACTACGGCCTGGAGGACCTGCGGCGCGACTTCGGCGACCAGGTCGCCCTCCTCGTCGACGGCGTCACCAAGCTCGACAAGGTCAAGTTCGGCGAGGCCGCCCAGGCCGAGACCGTCCGCAAGATGGTCGTCGCCATGGCGAAGGACCCGCGCGTCCTGGTCATCAAGCTCGCCGACCGCCTGCACAACATGCGCACCATGCGCTACCTGAAGCGGGAGAAGCAGGAGAAGAAGGCCCGCGAGACGCTGGAGATCTACGCCCCGCTCGCCCACCGCCTGGGCATGAACACCATCAAGTGGGAGCTGGAGGACCTCGCCTTCGCGATCCTCTACCCCAAGATGTACGACGAGATCGTCCGCCTCGTCGCCGAGCGGGCCCCCAAGCGGGACGAGTACCTCGCCATAGTGACCGACGAGGTCCAGGCCGACCTGCGCGCCGCCCGCATCAAGGCCACCGTCACCGGCCGCCCCAAGCACTACTACAGCGTCTACCAGAAGATGATCGTCCGCGGCCGCGACTTCGCGGAGATCTACGACCTGGTGGGCATCCGGGTCCTGGTCGACACGGTCCGCGACTGCTACGCCGCCCTCGGCACCGTCCACGCGCGATGGAACCCGGTCCCCGGCCGGTTCAAGGACTACATCGCGATGCCGAAGTTCAACATGTACCAGTCGCTCCACACGACGGTCATCGGCCCCAACGGCAAGCCCGTCGAGCTGCAGATCCGCACGTTCGACATGCACCGCCGCGCCGAGTACGGCATCGCCGCGCACTGGAAGTACAAGCAGGACGCCGTCGCCGGCGCCTCCAAGGTGCGCACCGACGTCCCGAAGAAGGCCGGCAAGGACGACCACGTCAACGACATGGCGTGGCTGCGCCAGCTCCTCGACTGGCAGAAGGAGACCGAGGACCCCGGCGAGTTCCTGGAGTCCCTGCGCTTCGACCTGTCGCGCAACGAGGTCTTCGTCTTCACGCCGAAGGGCGACGTCATAGCGCTGCCCGCCGGCGCCACCCCCGTCGACTTCGCCTACGCGGTCCACACCGAGGTGGGGCACCGCACCATAGGGGCCCGCGTGAACGGGCGGCTGGTCCCGCTCGAGTCGACCCTCGACAACGGCGACCTGGTGGAGGTCTTCACCTCCAAGGCCGCCGGCGCCGGCCCGTCCCGGGACTGGCTCGGCTTCGTCAAGTCGCCGCGCGCCCGCAACAAGATCCGCGCCTGGTTCTCCAAGGAGCGCCGCGACGAGGCGATCGAGCAGGGCAAGGACGCCATCGCCCGCGCGATGCGCAAGCAGAACCTGCCCATCCAGCGCATCCTCACCGGTGACTCCCTGGTCACCCTCGCCCACGAGATGCGCTACAGCGACATCTCCTCGCTCTACGCGGCGATCGGCGAGGGCCATGTCACGGCCCAGTCGATCGTGCAGAAGCTGGTGCAGGCCCTCGGCGGCGAGGAGGCCGCCACCGAGGACATCGCCGAGACGGCCCCGCCCGCGCGCGGACGGGCCAAGCGCCGCGCCAAGGCCGACCCCGGCGTCGTCGTCAAGGGCGTCGAGGACGTGTGGGTGAAGCTGGCCCGCTGCTGCACCCCCGTGCCGGGCGACCCGATCATCGGCTTCGTCACGCGCGGCAGCGGCGTCTCCGTGCACCGCGCCGACTGCGTCAACGTCGACTCGCTGTCGCAGCAGCCCGAGCGGATGCTCGACGTGGAGTGGGCGCCCACCCAGTCGTCGGTGTTCCTCGTCGCCATCCAGGTGGAGGCGCTGGACCGCTCCCGGCTCCTGTCGGACGTCACCCGCGTCCTGTCCGACCAGCACGTCAACATCCTGTCGGCGGCCGTGCAGACGTCCCGCGACCGGGTCGCCACCTCCCGGTTCACCTTCGAGATGGGCGACCCCAAGCACCTCGGCCACGTCCTGAAGGCGGTCCGCGGCGTGGAGGGCGTCTACGACGTGTACCGCGTCACCTCGGCCCGGCGCCCCTGA
- a CDS encoding adenine phosphoribosyltransferase: protein MTPTATRDLLLSRIRDVVDHPSPGIVFKDITPLLADPEAFTALTGTFAELCVRFGATKIVGLEARGFILAAPVAVSAGVGFIPVRKAGKLPGATLRQAYELEYGTAEIEVHAEDLAAGDRVLVIDDVLATGGTAEASLELVRRAGAEVVGVAVLMELGFLGGRARLESALKGAPLEAVIRL, encoded by the coding sequence ATGACCCCCACCGCCACCCGCGACCTGCTGCTCAGCCGCATCCGGGACGTCGTCGACCACCCCAGCCCCGGCATCGTCTTCAAGGACATCACGCCGCTGCTGGCGGACCCCGAGGCGTTCACCGCGCTCACCGGCACCTTCGCCGAGCTGTGCGTCCGCTTCGGAGCCACGAAGATCGTCGGACTGGAGGCGCGCGGCTTCATCCTCGCCGCCCCCGTCGCGGTCTCCGCGGGCGTCGGCTTCATCCCGGTCCGCAAGGCGGGCAAGCTGCCCGGCGCCACCCTGCGGCAGGCGTACGAGCTGGAGTACGGCACGGCGGAGATCGAGGTCCACGCCGAGGACCTGGCCGCCGGCGACCGCGTCCTCGTCATCGACGACGTCCTGGCCACCGGCGGCACGGCCGAGGCGTCGCTGGAGCTCGTCCGCCGGGCGGGCGCCGAGGTCGTCGGCGTCGCCGTCCTGATGGAGCTGGGCTTCCTGGGCGGTCGCGCCCGGCTGGAGTCCGCCCTGAAGGGCGCCCCGCTGGAGGCGGTCATCCGCCTGTGA
- the secF gene encoding protein translocase subunit SecF produces MSRLGNLGARLYRGEVGYDFVAKRMLWYGVSILITITAIVGLGVRGLNMGIEFKGGAVYTTPSTTVSASQAEKVAEEAAGHDAIVQELGTGGLRIQVSGLDTEAANSLKDEIAAGVDVPVKDITAELVGPSWGEQIANKAWTGLGVFMVLVVVYLAIAFEWRMAVAALIALIHDLTITVGVYALVGFEVTPGTVIGLLTILGYSLYDTVVVFDGLKESTKDITKQTRYTYSEIANRSLNGTLVRSINTTVVALLPVAGLLFIGGGFLGAGMLNDISLSLFVGLAAGAYSSIFIATPLVADLKERDPQMKALRKRVLAKRAATASSQEDGDPDGEPLGGVPQGATAGVVGPRGRRGRSTENRR; encoded by the coding sequence ATGTCGCGACTCGGAAATCTCGGCGCCCGTCTCTACCGCGGTGAGGTCGGATACGACTTCGTCGCCAAGCGGATGCTCTGGTACGGCGTCTCCATCCTGATCACGATCACCGCCATCGTGGGCCTCGGTGTGCGCGGCCTGAACATGGGCATCGAGTTCAAGGGCGGCGCCGTCTACACGACGCCCAGCACCACGGTGTCCGCCTCCCAGGCGGAGAAGGTCGCCGAGGAGGCCGCGGGCCACGACGCGATCGTCCAGGAGCTCGGCACGGGCGGCCTGCGCATCCAGGTCTCCGGCCTGGACACGGAGGCGGCCAACTCCCTCAAGGACGAGATCGCCGCCGGCGTCGACGTGCCGGTGAAGGACATCACCGCCGAGCTGGTCGGCCCGAGCTGGGGCGAGCAGATCGCCAACAAGGCGTGGACCGGCCTCGGCGTCTTCATGGTCCTGGTCGTCGTCTACCTGGCGATCGCCTTCGAGTGGCGCATGGCGGTCGCCGCGCTCATCGCCCTCATCCACGACCTCACCATCACCGTCGGCGTGTACGCGCTCGTCGGCTTCGAGGTCACGCCGGGCACGGTCATCGGCCTGCTCACCATCCTCGGCTACTCCCTCTACGACACGGTCGTCGTCTTCGACGGCCTGAAGGAGAGCACGAAGGACATCACCAAGCAGACCCGCTACACCTACAGCGAGATCGCCAACCGCAGCCTCAACGGCACCCTGGTCCGCTCGATCAACACCACCGTCGTGGCGCTCCTGCCGGTCGCCGGCCTGCTCTTCATCGGAGGCGGCTTCCTCGGCGCGGGCATGCTCAACGACATCTCGCTGTCGCTGTTCGTCGGCCTCGCCGCCGGCGCGTACTCGTCCATCTTCATCGCCACGCCGCTCGTCGCGGACCTCAAGGAGCGCGACCCGCAGATGAAGGCGCTGCGCAAGCGGGTCCTCGCCAAGCGCGCCGCGACCGCGTCGTCGCAGGAGGACGGCGACCCGGACGGCGAGCCGCTCGGCGGGGTGCCGCAGGGCGCCACCGCCGGCGTCGTCGGTCCCCGCGGCCGCCGCGGGCGTTCCACGGAGAACCGCCGATGA
- the secD gene encoding protein translocase subunit SecD, with protein MAAPKKGRGPSGGQGRPGRALVLILIAMAALTGGMFWSGHTAPRLGIDLAGGTTITLKAKAEPGKESAVNETNMETAIGIIERRVNGLGVQEAEVQKQGTENIIVNIPKGTDEEQARQQVGTTAQLYFRPVMQIAVSEPATPPASGSPSAAPSAGASPKPSAPAADGGEGEKATAPSPSATTQGRALTDGLREAPSPGPSGAPSAAPSPSLPAPALSPSTDPTADAGLQGRFAALNCADPKQRASIKGAKPTEPTVACGMNGGVWEKYLLGAADVDGKDVDDAAGVLDPERGIWKVQLEFNDKGAKKFTEITGRLASQSPPMNQFAIVLDGEVVSAPSVSNAIPGGRAEITGSFDQKSAQDLGNMLSYGALPLTFEEQSVTTVTAALGGEQLRAGLIAGAIGLALVVLYLVVYYRGLSLIAILSLGVSAVLTYTIMSLLGPAIGFALNLPAVCGAIVAIGITADSFIVYFERIRDEIREGRTLRPAVERGWPRARRTILVSDFVSFLAAAVLFVVTVGKVQGFAFTLGLTTLLDVVVVFFFTKPLMTILARGRFYGGQHPWSGLDPKRLGAQPPLRRTRRVSVPTEPKEA; from the coding sequence GTGGCAGCACCGAAGAAGGGCAGAGGGCCGTCGGGGGGCCAGGGAAGGCCGGGGCGCGCTCTGGTCCTGATCCTGATCGCCATGGCCGCGCTCACCGGCGGCATGTTCTGGTCCGGTCACACCGCGCCGCGCCTCGGCATCGACCTCGCGGGTGGCACGACCATCACGCTGAAGGCGAAGGCCGAGCCCGGCAAGGAAAGCGCCGTCAACGAGACCAACATGGAAACGGCGATCGGCATCATCGAGCGCCGCGTCAACGGTCTCGGCGTCCAGGAGGCCGAGGTCCAGAAGCAGGGCACCGAGAACATCATCGTCAACATCCCCAAGGGGACCGACGAGGAGCAGGCGCGCCAGCAGGTCGGCACCACCGCCCAGCTGTACTTCCGCCCGGTCATGCAGATCGCGGTCAGCGAGCCCGCGACGCCGCCCGCCTCCGGCAGCCCCTCCGCCGCCCCCTCCGCGGGCGCGTCGCCGAAGCCCTCCGCCCCCGCCGCGGACGGCGGGGAGGGCGAGAAGGCCACCGCGCCCTCGCCGAGCGCCACCACGCAGGGCCGCGCCCTCACCGACGGGCTGCGCGAGGCGCCCAGCCCCGGCCCGTCCGGCGCCCCGTCGGCGGCCCCCAGCCCCTCCCTGCCCGCCCCGGCGCTCTCGCCGAGCACGGACCCGACCGCCGACGCCGGCCTCCAGGGCAGGTTCGCCGCGCTGAACTGCGCCGACCCCAAGCAGCGGGCCTCCATCAAGGGCGCCAAGCCCACCGAGCCGACCGTCGCCTGCGGGATGAACGGCGGCGTCTGGGAGAAGTACCTGCTCGGCGCGGCCGACGTGGACGGCAAGGACGTCGACGACGCGGCGGGCGTGCTCGACCCCGAGCGCGGCATCTGGAAGGTGCAGCTCGAGTTCAACGACAAGGGCGCGAAGAAGTTCACCGAGATCACCGGGCGGCTCGCCTCGCAGTCCCCGCCGATGAACCAGTTCGCCATCGTCCTCGACGGCGAGGTCGTCTCCGCCCCCTCCGTGAGCAACGCGATCCCCGGCGGCCGCGCCGAGATCACCGGCAGCTTCGACCAGAAGTCCGCCCAGGACCTGGGCAACATGCTCTCCTACGGCGCCCTGCCCCTCACCTTCGAGGAGCAGTCCGTCACCACCGTCACCGCCGCCCTCGGCGGCGAGCAGCTCCGGGCCGGACTCATCGCCGGCGCCATCGGCCTCGCCCTCGTCGTGCTGTACCTGGTGGTGTACTACCGCGGCCTGTCGCTCATCGCGATCCTGTCGCTCGGCGTCTCCGCCGTCCTCACGTACACGATCATGTCGCTGCTCGGCCCGGCCATCGGCTTCGCGCTGAACCTGCCCGCCGTCTGCGGCGCCATCGTCGCCATCGGCATCACCGCGGACTCCTTCATCGTGTACTTCGAGCGCATCCGCGACGAGATCCGCGAGGGCCGCACGCTGCGCCCGGCCGTCGAGCGCGGCTGGCCGCGCGCCCGGCGCACGATCCTGGTCTCCGACTTCGTGTCGTTCCTCGCCGCCGCGGTGCTCTTCGTGGTCACCGTCGGCAAGGTGCAGGGCTTCGCCTTCACACTCGGCCTGACCACGCTCCTCGACGTCGTCGTGGTCTTCTTCTTCACCAAGCCGCTCATGACGATCCTGGCCCGCGGCAGGTTCTACGGCGGCCAGCACCCCTGGTCCGGCCTGGACCCGAAGCGGCTCGGCGCCCAGCCGCCGCTGCGCCGCACCCGCCGCGTCTCCGTCCCGACCGAACCGAAGGAGGCGTGA
- the yajC gene encoding preprotein translocase subunit YajC, producing MFLMTRSAKKKQQQAMEMRNQMQPGTGVRTIGGMYATVKEVGDDTVLLEVAPGVHAVYAKNAIGAVLDDDEYNRIVHGDTHSGAGADDLPVVPDDASSLVAGDDTDATDGAAKPDLTKKADADDAPEDGKADGKTGGKADGKADGGTDAK from the coding sequence ATGTTCCTGATGACCCGCTCTGCGAAGAAAAAGCAGCAGCAGGCCATGGAAATGCGCAACCAGATGCAGCCCGGCACCGGCGTGCGGACGATCGGGGGGATGTACGCCACGGTCAAGGAGGTCGGTGACGACACCGTCCTCCTGGAGGTCGCGCCCGGCGTCCACGCCGTCTACGCGAAGAACGCGATCGGCGCCGTCCTGGACGACGACGAGTACAACCGCATCGTCCACGGCGACACGCACTCCGGCGCCGGGGCCGACGACCTCCCGGTCGTGCCGGACGACGCGTCCTCGCTCGTCGCGGGCGACGACACCGACGCCACCGACGGCGCCGCGAAGCCGGACCTCACCAAGAAGGCCGACGCCGACGACGCGCCCGAGGACGGCAAGGCCGACGGCAAGACCGGCGGCAAGGCCGATGGCAAGGCCGACGGCGGGACCGACGCGAAGTAG
- the ruvB gene encoding Holliday junction branch migration DNA helicase RuvB — MNWDDTSDATAPERLADPAGERLVGSVADRDDQAVEAALRPRDLDEFIGQEKVREQLDLVLKAARARGATADHVLLSGAPGLGKTTLSMIIAAEMGAPIRITSGPAIQHAGDLASILSSLQEGEVLFLDEIHRMSRPAEEMLYMAMEDFRVDVIVGKGPGATAIPLELPPFTLVGATTRAGLLPPPLRDRFGFTAHMEFYAPAELERVVHRSARLLDVEIDTAGAAEIAGRSRGTPRIANRLLRRVRDYAQVRADGTITREIAATALGVYEVDARGLDRLDRAVLEALLKLFGGGPVGLSTLAVAVGEERETVEEVAEPFLVREGLLARTPRGRVATPAAWAHLGMVPPRGAGPAAGQPGLFGT, encoded by the coding sequence GTGAACTGGGACGACACGAGCGACGCGACCGCCCCCGAGCGGCTCGCCGACCCCGCCGGGGAGCGGCTGGTGGGGTCCGTCGCCGACCGCGACGACCAGGCCGTCGAAGCGGCGCTGCGCCCCAGGGACCTGGACGAGTTCATCGGCCAGGAGAAGGTCCGCGAGCAGCTCGACCTCGTCCTCAAGGCCGCCCGCGCCCGCGGGGCCACCGCCGACCACGTCCTGCTCTCCGGCGCCCCCGGCCTCGGCAAGACCACCCTGTCCATGATCATCGCGGCCGAGATGGGCGCCCCCATCCGGATCACCTCCGGTCCCGCCATCCAGCACGCCGGCGACCTCGCCTCGATCCTCTCCTCCCTCCAGGAGGGGGAGGTCCTCTTCCTCGACGAGATCCACCGCATGTCCCGGCCCGCCGAGGAGATGCTGTACATGGCCATGGAGGACTTCCGCGTCGACGTGATCGTCGGCAAGGGCCCCGGAGCCACCGCCATCCCGCTGGAGCTGCCCCCCTTCACCCTCGTCGGCGCCACCACCCGCGCCGGACTCCTCCCGCCGCCGCTGCGCGACCGCTTCGGCTTCACCGCGCACATGGAGTTCTACGCCCCCGCCGAGCTGGAGCGCGTCGTCCACCGCTCCGCCCGCCTGCTCGACGTGGAGATCGACACGGCGGGCGCCGCCGAGATCGCCGGCCGCTCCCGCGGCACGCCCCGCATCGCCAACCGGCTGCTGCGCCGCGTCCGCGACTACGCCCAGGTCAGGGCCGACGGCACCATCACCCGCGAGATCGCCGCGACCGCCCTCGGCGTGTACGAGGTGGACGCCCGCGGCCTGGACCGGCTGGACCGCGCCGTCCTGGAGGCGCTGCTGAAGCTGTTCGGCGGCGGGCCCGTCGGCCTGTCGACGCTCGCCGTCGCCGTCGGCGAGGAGCGGGAGACCGTCGAGGAGGTCGCGGAACCCTTCCTCGTACGGGAGGGGCTGCTCGCCCGCACCCCGCGCGGCCGCGTGGCCACCCCGGCCGCCTGGGCCCACCTCGGAATGGTGCCGCCGAGGGGGGCCGGACCGGCGGCCGGGCAGCCGGGGCTGTTCGGCACGTGA